The region TCATGTCTCTCCTCGCTCCACCGGCTCTCCGGACATGGACTGTCCCGGTGAGGCTAGAGCGGCCCGACAACGGCCCTGGTCCGCCAGCGCACGAATACCTGCCCGAGAGCGAACGCCGAGGACGGGCACCGGCCACAGTGCGCTGGCGGTCACCACCGCGTGCACTGCCGGTCAAGCCGCCCCCCGAACGGGCACCTAGCGTCATCGGGGTATACACAGCACAGCACCGCGGGAGGCGCGCCATGACCACCAATTCCACACCCGTGAACGGCAGCCAGCCATGGCTGCACCAGAAGGGCGAGGTGATCCAGGAGTTCGGAACCGTCAAGCAGTTCCCGGTCGCCCTGTCCTATGAGGCACGGATGTACTCCTGCCAGCGACTGAACAAGGCCCTCGCGGACACGCAGATCCTCTACGGCCTCTACAAGAAGCACCACTGGCTGATGCGCGGCGCGACCTTCTACCAGCTGCACCTGGTCCTGGACAAGCACGCGGGCGAACAGCTCGAAATCATCGACACCATCGCCGAACGCGTCCAGTCCCTGGGGGGCGTCGCGGTGGGAGACCCCAGGCACGTCGCGGAGATCACGTCGATTCCGCGGCCCCCGGACGGGGTGGAGGAGGTGCCGGCCATGCTGTCACGGCTGCTGGAGGCCCACGAGACCATCCTCATCGACGCCCACGACGCCGCCTCACGGACCGCCGAGCTGGGCGACGACGGCACCAACGACCTGCTGGTGTCCCAGGTGATCAGGACCGGTGAACGGCAGGCGTGGTTCCTGGCCGAGCACCTGGTCGACACACCGCTGGTCCGCGCCTGAACACTGGCTCGGACCGCCGCTGCTCGCCGGTGCGCGTTCGTCCCGGCCGGGCCGCCGGCCCGGCGCTGGAGCATGATGCTGTTGACCTAACCCTGGTGGCTACTCGCCGGGGCGACGCCGAACGGCGACGAGCTGGAAGATCAAGGTGGCACGACCTCCTGGCGAGGCACCTCCGGCGGTCACCACGCTGTTGCGGCACCTCACCTGACGTCGGCCGGGGGTTCCATGCGAGCGAGGCGCGGACCGCCGGTACGACGGGGTAGCGGAGGAGAACGCTGTGGGACCACTTCCCGTACACGCACAGTCCCCCCAACCGAGCAGTGGACTCCAGCCCGTTCGAGAACCATTCAATCACCTGATAAACGGAGGAACCGTGCAGTTCGGGATCTTCAGCGTCGGCGACGTCACACCGGACCCCACCACGGGCCGGACGCCGACCGAACGCGAGCGGATCAAGGCCATGGTCGCCATCGCGCTGAAGGCCGAGGAGGTCGGCCTGGACGTCTTCGCGACCGGCGAGCACCACAACCCGCCGTTCGTGCCCTCGTCGCCGACGACGATGCTCGGCTATGTCGCGGCGCGGACCGAGCGGCTGATCCTGTCGACGTCGACCACCCTGATCACCACCAACGACCCGGTGAAGATCGCCGAGGACTTCGCGATGCTCCAGCACCTGGCCGACGGCCGGGTGGACCTGATGATGGGGCGCGGGAACACCGGCCCGGTCTACCCCTGGTTCGGCCAGGACGTCCGTCAGGGCATCAACCTCGCCATCGAGAACTACGCCCTGCTGCGGCGGCTGTGGCGCGAGGACGTCGTCAACTGGGAGGGCAAGTTCCGCAGCCCGCTGCAGGGCTTCACCTCCACCCCGCGTCCGCTGGACGGGGTGCCGCCGTTCGTCTGGCACGGCTCCATCCGCTCCCCGGAGATAGCCGAGCAGGCCGCCTACTACGGCGACGGCTTCTTCCACAACAACATCTTCTGGCCCGCCGACCACACCAAGCAGATGGTCGAGCTGTACCGGGAGCGGTACGCGCACTACGGGCACGGCACGCCCGAGCAGGCGATCGTCGGTCTCGGCGGGCAGGTGTTCATGCGGAAGAACTCCCAGGACGCCGTGCGCGAGTTCCGGCCGTACTTCGACAACGCGCCGGTCTACGGGCACGGTCCCTCCCTGGAGGAGTTCACCGACCAGACCCCGCTGACCGTCGGCTCCCCGCAGGAGGTCATCGAGAAGACCCTGGCCTTCCGCGACTACGCCGGTGACTACCAGCGCCAGCTGTTCCTGGTGGACCACGCCGGGCTGCCGCTGAAGACGGTCCTCGAGCAGCTCGACCTGCTCGGCGAGGAGGTCGTCCCGGTGCTGCGCAAGGAGTTCGCGAACGGCCGCCCGGCGAACGTTCCGGAGGCACCGACCCACCGGTCTCTGCTCCCTTCCGCCGCAGAAGCTTCCTCGGAAGCGGTGACCGTTGTATGAAGGTCGTAGTCGTCTCGGCGGGGCTGAGCGTCCCGTCCTCCACACGCCTGCTCGCAGACCGCCTCGCTGACACGGTCTGCGATGAACTCTCCGATCAAGGCCACAAGGTGGACGTGGATGTCATCGAGTTGCGTGCCCTGTCTGCCGCCATCGCCAACAGCCTCGTGACCGGTTTCCCCGCACCGCAACTGGCCACCGCGATCGCAGCGGTGACGGACGCAGACAGCCTGGTCGCCGTGACACCGGTGTTCAGCGCCTCGTACAGCGGGCTGTTCAAGTCCTTCTTCGATCTGATCGATCCGGACGCTCTCACGGGCAAACCGGTCCTGATCGCGGCGACGGGAGGCACTCCCCGCCACTCGCTGGTCCTGGATCACGCGCTGCGTCCGCTCTTCGCCTACTTGCGTGCCGTGGTCGTCCCGACCGGTGTCTACGCGGCGTCCGAGGACTGGGGAACCGGCGGCAGCGCACACACGGAAGGGCTGCCGGCACGTATACAGCGGGCCGGCCGGGAGATGGCCTCAATCCTGGTCACCAGAGCAGACGGGCCGCTCTCCGAAGACGACCCCGCCTCGTCCAGGAAACAGCTCTCCGATCTGCGCTTCGACTGAGCGCTTCCGGGTCAGGGGTCGCCACCTCGGTGTCGACCCCTGACCCTTGCCGAAAAGCCGGGCCTCAGCCGGCGGACCGGGCCGCCGCGATGATCGTGTCGGCGACGGTGTCGGCACGGGTGATCAGGGACAGGTGGCCCGCCGCGACCTCGACGACGTGCGCGCCGGCCCGCTTCGCCATGAAGAGCTGCTCAGCCGGCGGGATGACATGGTCCTCGGTGCCGACGACCGCCCAGGACGGGAGCGACTTCCATGCGGGCGTCCCCGAGGGCTGCGAGCCTGCGCTGACGGCGAAGGGCCGCTGTCCTGCGGCCAGCAGTCTGGTCTGCGCGGCCGGGACGCCGTTGGCGAAGCAGCCGGTGAAGCCCCGGTAGCTGCCGTTGGGGGCGTACTTGAGGTAGGCGTCGACATCGCCGGCCGGGGCGCCCGGGTACGGCACGAGATTGAGGAAGGTCGCCGGGTCCGCGGTGACGCACGACCCGGGCCGGGCGGCGTTGATCTGGAACACGGTCTCGCCCTCGTCGGGGATGTAGGCGTCGTCATAGACCAGAGCGCGCACGTTCGAGCTGCCGGCGGCCGCGTTGGTGATGACCATCCCACCGTAGGAGTGGCCCACCAGCACGACCGGGCCCGGGATCGAGGCGACGAAGTCACGGATCGTCTCCGCGTCGGCGCTCACTCCGCGCAGCGGGTTCGGCGGCGCGTAGACCGTGTAGCCCGCGTGCAGCAGACGGGACATGACGGCGTTCCAGCTCGATGCGTCGGCCCAGGCGCCGTGCACGAGCACGATCGTGGGCTTGGTCTGCGCCTCGCGCTGCTCGGTGGCGGCCTGGGCCGCTGCAGTCTGCGAGGTCGCTGCCGTGACGGGCGCCGAGAAGGCCAGGGCACCGGCGGCGGCTGCCGTGCAGGTGAGGACGAGCGCCCGGCGGGCTGAGGGGAGGATACGCATGAGGACCCCTGTACTGGGACCCCGCACGGGGCGGGGCGAAGAGGTGGGCCAATAGGTGGAGGTGGGGCCTTCAACCGGCGTTGCGGTCGGCCTCGGTGAGGCCTCCCCACACTCCGTAGGTCTGGGCGGTCCGCAGCGCGAAGTCGGCGCAGAGCCGTTGGACCGGACAGCAGCGGCAGATGGCCTGGGCGCGCAGTTCGCGCTGCCGTCGCTTGCTGCCGCGTTCGTGGGACGAGGAGAAGAAGACGGAGCTGTCCATGCCGCGGCAGGACGCCGCACTCTGCCAGCCCCACTCGTCGAGGAGGGGCTTCGCGCCAAGTGGCTTCATCGCACTGCCCCTCCGCTCAAGTGTGGACACAAGTGGTGACGGCCAACTGCTCCGCCAGGCACCGGTCTTGGAGCTCGCCGGTGCGAATGACCTGCGCGACGAGCAGGTCCTGCGTCCCGTCGCCCCCGAACTCATCCGTGCGGGCGGTCGCGTCGCGGGCGTCGGCGAGGATGTTCTCCTGCGCTTGGCAGATGCGAGAAGCCGACCTCGTCCCTCGACGTCGGCCACGCAAGTCGCCGGGAACCAGGTGATGCCGACGGAGACGTCGGTCCCGCCCTGGCCCTCCTGCGGGAAAGGGGTGGGGACGAGGGACTTGCCACGGGAGGACGGACGGTGGCGCGTAGCCCCTCGTGGAGGCCACGATCCGGATCGTCAGTCCGTGTGCAGGGCGGTACGCAGGGTCTGGACCGCGAGGGTGATGGCGCCCTGGGCAGCCTGGGTGCCGCGCAGGGTGTTGAGCATCACGAAGTCGTGGATGATGCCCTGGAAGCGGACGGCGGTGACGGGCACGCCGGCCTCGCGCAGCTTGCCCGCGTAGGCCTCGCCCTCGTCGCGCAGGACGTCGGCCTCGCCGGTGATGACCAGGGCCGGGGGCAGGCCGGTGAGCTGCTCGGTGGTGGCGCGCAGCGGGGAGGCGGTGATCTGGGCGCGATCGGCCTCGTCGGTCGTGTACTGGTCCCAGAACCACTGCATGCCGTCGCGGCGCAGGAAGTAGCCGGTGGCGAACTGGTGGTAGGAGCCGGTGTCGAAGTTCGCGTCGGTGACCGGGTAGAACAGGACCTGCTGGAGCAGCGGGACATCGCCGCGCTCCTTGGCCATCAGGGTCAGCGCGGCGGTCATGTTGCCGCCGACGGAGTCGCCGGCCACCGCGAGGCGGCTGCCGTCCAGGCCCTTGGACGCGCCCTGCTGCACGACCCACCGGGCGACCGTGTAGTTCTGCTCGATGGCGACGGGGTAGCGGGCCTCGGGCGAGAGGTCGTACTCGGGGAAGACCACCGCGGCCTCGGCGCCGACGGCCAGTTCGCGGACCAGGCGGTCGTGGGTGTGGGCGTTGCCGAACACCCAGCCCGCGCCGTGGATGTAGAGGATCACCGGGAGGATGCCGGTGACGCCGGCGGGCTTGACGATCCGGGCCCGGACGCTGCCCGTCGGACCGCCCGGGACGGTGATCCACTCCTCGTCGATGTTCGGCATCTCGATCTCGCCGGACTGCACCTCGTCGACGGCCTTGCGACCCTCCGCCGGGGCGAGGTCGAACAGGTACGGCGGGTTCGCGGTCGCCTCGGCGAAGGCCTGCGCCTCCGTCTCCAGCAAGAGGGCAACTACTGACGTGTCGTCAGACATCTTCTGCTCCTTGGATGTTGTGACTGACATCGGCATTCAGGCTAGGAATCGGCGGCGCGGAGGCTTGTCCGCCCGTGCACGGCTTCCGGACCGCCAGTGCACGCGCCGCCGAGGACGCTCGTCGCCACTCGACCGGCGACATGTCGTAGGCCTCGCGGAAGACCCGGCTGAAGTGCGCGGAGCTGGCGAAGCCCCAGCGCGCCGCCACGACGGCGATCGTGCACCGGGCCGCGTCGGGCCGGGCCAGTTCCTCGCTCGCAGCCTCCAGGCGGCGGGCACGCACCCAGGAGTTGACGGTGGTCCCCTCCCGCTGGAAGAGCTGGTGCAGGTAGCGCAGGGAGACGCCGTTGCGGTGGGCGATGTCCTGCGGGGAGAGTTCCGGCTCGCCCAGGCGGGTCTCCATATGGGCCTTGATCCGGTCCAGAAGTTCTGCCCCGGGCCGCCGCTGCTCCGCCTCCTGAGCCCCCGCCTGGTGCAGCGCCAGAACCGCGACCAGGTCCGCCGTGGCGCGGGCGAGCCGCTCGCGCAGGGCCGGGGCGGCGGCGAGGGACTCCTCGGCCAGACCGGACAGCAGCGGCAGCAACAGGTCGGCCGGAGCATCCTCGGCATCGTCCAGGACCGTCGCGGTGAGGCGGCGCAGCTGCGCTTCCTCCAGCCGGAGCAGCGCCCGCGGCAGCATCAGGATCCGGGCGCGCTGGTCGGAGGTGATGACGAGCTTGAACGGTCGGCTCGCGTCGTGGAACGCCAGGCCGCCCGGGTCCAGCCGCGTAGCCCGGCCGTCCTGCAACAACAGGACGGAGCCGTGCAGCTGCTGGCGAAGCAGCACATGCGAGCGGCCGTCGGCGGCCACGGCGGCCGAGGTGCGCACGATCGTCACCGGGGCGCCGGTCTCCTCGGTGGCGATCTGAAGGGCTCCGAACCGCTCGGCGCGCAGTGTCCCCGTCCAGGGGTCGGTGCCGGGCACCGGCGACACCTCGACCTCGACGAGGACGCGGGAGAGCGCCGCCTGCCAGGCGGCCGTCCGGTCCTCGGGGGCCAGCTCCCGGGTCGAGAACACGAGCGCATCGGCGTTTGTGGTCAGTTGGGGTTCGGCCACGACTGCTCCCCACGTCCGCGCCGGGCGTGCTCGCGTCGGAGCCACTCCGTCGGGGAGAGGCCGAGGGAGGAGCGGAAGACCCGTCCCAGGTGGGCGGAGCCGCTGAACCCCCAGCGACGGGCGACCCTCCCCAGGTCGGCGGTCCCCGCGGCCGCCGTGGCGAGGTCGACGCAGCACTCCTGAAGTCGTAGGTCGCGGATCCACTGGCAGACAGTGGTGCCCTCGCCCTCGAACAGCCGGTGCAGGTAGCGGACCGAGATGCCATGGGAACGGGCCACGACCTGCGGGGTCAGGTCGGGGTCGGACAGGTGCCAGCGGATGAAGTTCTGCACGCGCAGCAGCAACACACGCCCCGCGCCAGGAAGCTCACCGGTCTCCCGTCCCGCGCACTGGGCCGCGGTGGCCGCCATCAGGTCTACGACGTTGGCCGCGAGCCGTTCGCCGACGGGGGTGCTGTAGGAGTCGGATGCGTCGGCGAGCCGGGACAGGAAAGGGGAGAGCAGCGCCGGGAGTCC is a window of Streptomyces sp. NBC_00271 DNA encoding:
- a CDS encoding Dps family protein; the encoded protein is MTTNSTPVNGSQPWLHQKGEVIQEFGTVKQFPVALSYEARMYSCQRLNKALADTQILYGLYKKHHWLMRGATFYQLHLVLDKHAGEQLEIIDTIAERVQSLGGVAVGDPRHVAEITSIPRPPDGVEEVPAMLSRLLEAHETILIDAHDAASRTAELGDDGTNDLLVSQVIRTGERQAWFLAEHLVDTPLVRA
- a CDS encoding LLM class flavin-dependent oxidoreductase, which translates into the protein MQFGIFSVGDVTPDPTTGRTPTERERIKAMVAIALKAEEVGLDVFATGEHHNPPFVPSSPTTMLGYVAARTERLILSTSTTLITTNDPVKIAEDFAMLQHLADGRVDLMMGRGNTGPVYPWFGQDVRQGINLAIENYALLRRLWREDVVNWEGKFRSPLQGFTSTPRPLDGVPPFVWHGSIRSPEIAEQAAYYGDGFFHNNIFWPADHTKQMVELYRERYAHYGHGTPEQAIVGLGGQVFMRKNSQDAVREFRPYFDNAPVYGHGPSLEEFTDQTPLTVGSPQEVIEKTLAFRDYAGDYQRQLFLVDHAGLPLKTVLEQLDLLGEEVVPVLRKEFANGRPANVPEAPTHRSLLPSAAEASSEAVTVV
- a CDS encoding FMN reductase, whose amino-acid sequence is MKVVVVSAGLSVPSSTRLLADRLADTVCDELSDQGHKVDVDVIELRALSAAIANSLVTGFPAPQLATAIAAVTDADSLVAVTPVFSASYSGLFKSFFDLIDPDALTGKPVLIAATGGTPRHSLVLDHALRPLFAYLRAVVVPTGVYAASEDWGTGGSAHTEGLPARIQRAGREMASILVTRADGPLSEDDPASSRKQLSDLRFD
- a CDS encoding alpha/beta fold hydrolase; amino-acid sequence: MRILPSARRALVLTCTAAAAGALAFSAPVTAATSQTAAAQAATEQREAQTKPTIVLVHGAWADASSWNAVMSRLLHAGYTVYAPPNPLRGVSADAETIRDFVASIPGPVVLVGHSYGGMVITNAAAGSSNVRALVYDDAYIPDEGETVFQINAARPGSCVTADPATFLNLVPYPGAPAGDVDAYLKYAPNGSYRGFTGCFANGVPAAQTRLLAAGQRPFAVSAGSQPSGTPAWKSLPSWAVVGTEDHVIPPAEQLFMAKRAGAHVVEVAAGHLSLITRADTVADTIIAAARSAG
- a CDS encoding WhiB family transcriptional regulator; the encoded protein is MKPLGAKPLLDEWGWQSAASCRGMDSSVFFSSSHERGSKRRQRELRAQAICRCCPVQRLCADFALRTAQTYGVWGGLTEADRNAG
- a CDS encoding alpha/beta hydrolase, with the translated sequence MSDDTSVVALLLETEAQAFAEATANPPYLFDLAPAEGRKAVDEVQSGEIEMPNIDEEWITVPGGPTGSVRARIVKPAGVTGILPVILYIHGAGWVFGNAHTHDRLVRELAVGAEAAVVFPEYDLSPEARYPVAIEQNYTVARWVVQQGASKGLDGSRLAVAGDSVGGNMTAALTLMAKERGDVPLLQQVLFYPVTDANFDTGSYHQFATGYFLRRDGMQWFWDQYTTDEADRAQITASPLRATTEQLTGLPPALVITGEADVLRDEGEAYAGKLREAGVPVTAVRFQGIIHDFVMLNTLRGTQAAQGAITLAVQTLRTALHTD
- a CDS encoding helix-turn-helix domain-containing protein, with protein sequence MAEPQLTTNADALVFSTRELAPEDRTAAWQAALSRVLVEVEVSPVPGTDPWTGTLRAERFGALQIATEETGAPVTIVRTSAAVAADGRSHVLLRQQLHGSVLLLQDGRATRLDPGGLAFHDASRPFKLVITSDQRARILMLPRALLRLEEAQLRRLTATVLDDAEDAPADLLLPLLSGLAEESLAAAPALRERLARATADLVAVLALHQAGAQEAEQRRPGAELLDRIKAHMETRLGEPELSPQDIAHRNGVSLRYLHQLFQREGTTVNSWVRARRLEAASEELARPDAARCTIAVVAARWGFASSAHFSRVFREAYDMSPVEWRRASSAARALAVRKPCTGGQASAPPIPSLNADVSHNIQGAEDV
- a CDS encoding helix-turn-helix domain-containing protein gives rise to the protein MSALISPIDEGTGRRGLTARPPAQVLSTRSVPPHESLEFWHDAVLATLVGMDISTDGRTYDATMRTDRLAELRITTVECDPGEVHRSPRFIAAGDGRQVFVAVQARGVAQVEQDGRVTELRPGDIAFFETIRPFRTRFPERFQLKIFAVPRILLCQEEAELHDITARAWRPTGGLPALLSPFLSRLADASDSYSTPVGERLAANVVDLMAATAAQCAGRETGELPGAGRVLLLRVQNFIRWHLSDPDLTPQVVARSHGISVRYLHRLFEGEGTTVCQWIRDLRLQECCVDLATAAAGTADLGRVARRWGFSGSAHLGRVFRSSLGLSPTEWLRREHARRGRGEQSWPNPN